A segment of the Candidatus Neomarinimicrobiota bacterium genome:
AGGATATCATGGCCTTTTCCGAGTAGTGCCTCACTGAGATGCGAACCCAAGAAACCAGCGCCACCTGTAACGATTGTCCGTTTTTTTGTATAACGATCCATTAGAATTCCTTCTATTGATTTTCGGGATTGGACACGATTCGCAAAAAATCACTCTTTGTACATAGGTGAATCTCTGAGATTATATTAAATGATTCTATGATTGGGTATCTCGGTAATGATTTCGCCGACAAATAGAACTGAATGAATATAATAACCGGGTATTTTGTGCAATTAGTAAGCTCCTTTACCGAGAAGAACAATTGGAATAGTATCGAATATTATTTCAATATCAAATAGTATTGATTGATTTTCTATGTAATATAAATCTAGCAAACACATTTCTTCAAAGGAAAGATCACTGCGACCAGATATTTGCCATAACCCTGTAATCCCTGGCTTGGCTTCACCGCGTATTTTGCACCAATTATATTTCTTTAAATCACCATTTAACATCTCGAAATCTTCAACTGGCAGTGGACGAGGTCCCACAATACTCATCTCTCCCTTGAGAACATTTATAAACTGCGGAATTTCATCCAGACTATACTTTCGCAATATTTTCCCAATGGGTGTAACCCGAGGATCGTTTTTCATTTTAAAGAGCGCCCCGTCAGATTCGTTTTGATTCCGTAATTCGTCTTTTAATTCTTCTGCGTTCTCATACATGGTACGAAACTTTAGAAATGAGAAGGTATTTTCCCCCTTATATAATGATCGGTCCTGCTTAAAAAATACTGGTCCTTTTGATGTCATTTTAATTAATAATGCAATAAGGAGGCCCATCGGCGCGAGAATCACACTTGCCACTATTACTGCAAATAAGTCAAACATTCGTTTTAACTTCTCACGTACAAACATATACCGGTAACGAATGGGGCCCGTGCTAAATGGAATTCCGGTGATATCCCGGATATTTAATCGTTGAATTAAATCATCGGTCTTAGGAGAAACTACCTTTACTTTCGCGTGATATCGTCTGGCCGATTGCCGAATACCGTTTACATGGCTGTCCGACAAGGTCTCTTTCACAATAAAAATGTTATCTGTGGGATGCGTTTCCAGAATATCCGGTAGATTCTCCTCCTTCCCGATAATCGAATCTCTGATTGAGTTTAGCGTTTTTTCCGGAGCGCCGTTGACAACGAATCCGTATATCTGATAATGATTTCTATAATGATTTTTCAGTATGTCGTAAAATTCAACTGCATGCCTATCAGTGCCTATTATTATGCTTCGTTTTTTTCCGAAGCCATGCTTTAAAAGGAATTGATTTAACCTGTATGCTAGAGAGCGCCATACCGAAAGTAAAAAATATTGACTCATCAGGAAAATAATAATGACTGCCCGGGAATAGTCCTCTCCCTTTGCCAAAAAAACAAACAGCGCTAAAATGAATGCCAACATAATAATCACAACCTTTAATTGTCGCTTTTGTGTTGGCAGTGGAATTTTAAAAGTCCCTCGATATACGCCATTCACAATGGCAATCGGAAAAAACACGATATTAGCAACGACTAATAACGCGATATAATCTTCAATGATTGTAAATGATGAAAATCGCAAATATAAAGCAGAAATAAATGCTGCATTCATTAAAAGATAATCAAAGACAAGTATGAGCATGCTATACAATAAAGGCCAGTTTTTTTTTACCATTTTTTTACTATTATGATGGTTTAGAATATAACGGAATAGTTTTAAAAACTTTTAAATAATTATTACATTTTTTTTATACTACAATTTATACTTATTAACTTAGCAGAACTTCGATTTTTCTTTTTTTGAACTATAGGTTAAAATAAATGTAAATAAACTAATTAATAGATCATAATGATACATTCACAGGTTTTGGCAATTTATTGGATGCTTTAATTTTACTAAATGAACTAAATTTTTTATCCTTTTCAGATATTATAGGATTTTTAATCATCCAGTCAATTGCTAAGTCCTGGTCATTCCAAATAATTCCGTATTCATCGTTAGGTTGATAATAAGCAGTACATTTATAATTCACATCGGCGCATTCAGATAATACAGAAAACCCGTGTGCAAACCCTGGAGGGCTATACATTTGAACATGATTTTTATCGCTTAAAATCTCACCATACCAAACTCCAAATGTCTTTGAGTTTTTTCTCAAGTCTACCGCTACATCGAAGATTCTACCTCTACGGACACTCACCAGTTTGCCCTGAGGTTGGCTTCTTTGATAATGAAGGCCACGCAAAACTCCTTTGAAAGAACGGGACCAATTATCCTGCACAAATTTATTTTTTATACCTATACATCTATATCGTTCTTGTTGCCAAGTTTCCAGAAAAAAACCTCTTTCATCCTCGTAAATATCTGGTTTTATTATTAACAGTCCGTTGAGCGGCTCTTTAACTATTTCCATCAATTATTTACACTTTCTTGTTGTAATAATTCTAGGCCTCTGAATAGAACTGTGGATTTTTTTTCGACATAATTTAAGTCTCAATGGATACAAGTATTCATGCCAATGATTAAATCTGGAGTCGATTTCTCAAATGCAAATAGGGTGTTGGGTTGGCTATCCCCCGTAATTTGGTCCGCAGGGTTTTTGATAGACTCGAAAATGGTTGTTATTGCCCATAACAACCATACCTCAATATCCCATCATTATGAATCACTGTATCCAAACTCTTTAGGGCCCCTCTACTTGTGAATCCCTTTGCTCAGAATTTACTTTCATCGACTTCCATTTCGCCGCCGGATGGTGATTCGGTCTCAAAGAAGACAATATTATGTTCACGCCCTGCCCGCAATAACCAATTAAAATTGTTCCGCGGCAAGTCGAGTATCGCTACAAATTTGGCGACTTCAATATCCAGGGCAAACAGTTGTACTAATGCCCGAATTGATCTTTAGGGATTTTTGACGATTTGAAAACATAATAACCCGCACCAAGGCTGAAATATACCATTTTTCTGGTATGCTGTTCTAGTCATGAGCCTTAAATTTAGTGCTGTCCTTATAAGTTTAGCCTGATATGGTTATTTGGAACAGCTCCTCATACTGTTTTGCGATCTTCTCCCAAGTGTATCTCTCCTGAATCCGTTTAGGAGCACTTCTCTTCAATTTGTCTACTAAGTTTTCGTTTTGCTCCAGAGATTCTATTTGTTCTCGCAGTGATTGTACATTTTTTTCAAAGAACCTTCCATATTGACCATTAAGCAAAACTTCTCTGCTAAATCTAGTATCCAAAGCCAACACCGCACATCGTTTTGAAAGAGCCGTTAATAACGACGGATTTGTCCCACCATATTCATGACCATGTAAATAGACATAAGACTTTAAAAAAAGATCATTTAAAAAATTTTGATCTCGAATATAACCGGTAAAGATTATTTTGTCAGACATATAAGATTTCACTCTGGAAGCCCACTGATCGTGATACGGCGTATCACCGACGATGACTAACTTTTTGGTGGAGTTACTTTTGTGAAATCCTTCGATTAAAAGTTCCGCATTATTATCTGGTACCAATCGTCCAACAATTAGGTAATAACCCCGTGCCTTCAAACCGTGAATCTTACAAAAATTTATGAATGCATCAGTAGTCGTTTGGCTTTCCTCTCGTACCAAATTCGCTCCATACGCGATCACTACAGAATCAGCGTTAAATTTCTTCTCATAAACTTTTTTCATCTCTTTGCTGTCTGAAATGAGCACATCCATGTACTTGGTGGCTTTTTGAGAAGCCCAAAGAAAAT
Coding sequences within it:
- a CDS encoding sugar transferase, yielding MVKKNWPLLYSMLILVFDYLLMNAAFISALYLRFSSFTIIEDYIALLVVANIVFFPIAIVNGVYRGTFKIPLPTQKRQLKVVIIMLAFILALFVFLAKGEDYSRAVIIIFLMSQYFLLSVWRSLAYRLNQFLLKHGFGKKRSIIIGTDRHAVEFYDILKNHYRNHYQIYGFVVNGAPEKTLNSIRDSIIGKEENLPDILETHPTDNIFIVKETLSDSHVNGIRQSARRYHAKVKVVSPKTDDLIQRLNIRDITGIPFSTGPIRYRYMFVREKLKRMFDLFAVIVASVILAPMGLLIALLIKMTSKGPVFFKQDRSLYKGENTFSFLKFRTMYENAEELKDELRNQNESDGALFKMKNDPRVTPIGKILRKYSLDEIPQFINVLKGEMSIVGPRPLPVEDFEMLNGDLKKYNWCKIRGEAKPGITGLWQISGRSDLSFEEMCLLDLYYIENQSILFDIEIIFDTIPIVLLGKGAY
- the rfbC gene encoding dTDP-4-dehydrorhamnose 3,5-epimerase; translation: MEIVKEPLNGLLIIKPDIYEDERGFFLETWQQERYRCIGIKNKFVQDNWSRSFKGVLRGLHYQRSQPQGKLVSVRRGRIFDVAVDLRKNSKTFGVWYGEILSDKNHVQMYSPPGFAHGFSVLSECADVNYKCTAYYQPNDEYGIIWNDQDLAIDWMIKNPIISEKDKKFSSFSKIKASNKLPKPVNVSL
- a CDS encoding DUF1972 domain-containing protein; translated protein: MLNTKRIAIIGTRGYPYVYSGYETFIRELLGRLNHKFDFHVYCHRQLFENKPKKVNNVTLHYLPAIQKKSLSQLSNSILSTMHALFMRYNMILYVNTANGPLGLLTKIFGTKTAIITDGLEWERPKWEGIGGKYFLWASQKATKYMDVLISDSKEMKKVYEKKFNADSVVIAYGANLVREESQTTTDAFINFCKIHGLKARGYYLIVGRLVPDNNAELLIEGFHKSNSTKKLVIVGDTPYHDQWASRVKSYMSDKIIFTGYIRDQNFLNDLFLKSYVYLHGHEYGGTNPSLLTALSKRCAVLALDTRFSREVLLNGQYGRFFEKNVQSLREQIESLEQNENLVDKLKRSAPKRIQERYTWEKIAKQYEELFQITISG